The Methanobrevibacter sp. TLL-48-HuF1 genomic sequence GATATGTTTAATGAGGCTTTAAATTCAACGAAATATTTTGATAAAAGAGCTGAGGAATTATTTTCTAAATTTTCTAATCAAATAAGCAAATATATTAAGGATAATCCTTCTTTATCTTCAGATCCTCTCAAAATTCCTGTTTCAGAATTAAAATATTTAATTGAAAATGGGATTTTAAAATATTTTTCAGAATTATTCGGGGATAAAATTAAAAAGCAATTTGATGTTAAAAACTTAGATGAGTTAATTCAATTTAAAAAAATTACTTTAAAATTGAAATAAATGATGATATATTAGTTAAAGAAGCTAATAAAAACTTTAAAATGGAAAGTTCACTTATGGAAGTTCCATCTTCTGAAGAACCGATGATTAATGATGAAATTGTTTTAAAATTTGATAAAAATGATGAAAATATATTAATTAATATGAATTCCTTTTTAATTAATAAACGCTTTGATGATGATGATGAAATGATTCATTATATGATTTATGCTCTTTTTGGAGTGTCAATATTTGAAGATACACTTTTGAAAAATTCTTATTATATTCCAGCTGAACGATCAATTTTTACTAAAGATAAAACAATAATTTCTAAAAGGATTCAAAATAAGATTGCTTTTTCAAAAAATCAGGAAGATTTTGCACTATCTTTATTTAATTTAAAAGGGGATGAAAAAGGCCAATTTTATGATTTGGCGTGTAGTTTTGAAAAAGAACTTTCTGGAGGTCATATTGTTTTAGAAAAAGATGGATTATTTAATAATGTAAAATATTTAGATTTTAATGAAAACATTAAAGTATCTCCGAAATTATTGTCTACTTCTTTAAATGAAATGGCTGCAATTATACTTTATTTGAAATATATATTAAAAGAAGATGATTTATTGATTATTGAAGAACCTGAAGCTCATTTGCATCCAAAAAATCAACGTATTTTAGTTAAGTATTTGGCTGAGGCTATTAATAAGGGGTTAAATGTATTGATTACAACTCATAGTGATTATGTTATCCATCAATTTAATAATCTTATCCGTTTGGGAAATTTAACATCTGATGAAATATTTAAATTAAATTATGATGAAAATAATGTTTTGAATTTTAAGGATGTTAGTATATATCACTTTAAAGAACAGTCAAAATATTCATTTGTTCCAGAAAAAATTGAAGTTAATAATACGGGTTTTACAGAAGATAATTTCTCAAAAATCACAGAAGAATTATATGAAGAGTCTATAGATATAATTAATTTTTAAAAAGGTGATTTTTTGGGATTTAAACAACATTTTATAAATGAATATGGTGAAAATTACATATTGGATAAATGTAGGGAAAAAGGATGCTTTTTTAAAGATATTAAAAAAGAAGATTATGTAATTCTTGATGGTGATGGTCTAGAAAAAAGAAATGGGAGAAGTTCTGTTGATTGTATTATTATTAAACTAAAAACTAATTTGGATAATAAGTATGATATAATTTTATGTGAATTGACTTCTGGTTCAAGGGATTTGAAAAAAGTCAGACAAAAATTTGAAGATAGTGGAAGTTTAGTTGTAAATGTCATGAAAAATATGGGGGAAGAAATAAATAATATTTCTTGTTTGCTTTTAGGTAAAATAAAAGATAATGGTCAAAGAATAACTTATAAAAATTTGTTGAATCCGGTTTTTATCAAAGGATTTAAAAGGAATGATATTTTTATTAGGAAAGAAAGTTGTGAATATAGTATAAATAATTTTAAATTTAATTAATATTTTTTCAATGTATAAACTACATAAACATAAAAATCAAATATTAGAATATGGAAATTAACAGATATTTTTCAATAGCTAAAAGAGAAGTTAAAAGTTCCATTGTGGATAATAAGCGTCTGATTTGTTTGATGTTTTCATTATATGTTATTTCAGCGGTTCTGGCCTGGATTTTTCATGCTCAGTTACTTGAAATTTTAAATCCTTTTTTAGGTGAAATTAAAGCAGAGATGTCAAGGGAGTTTACAATGGATCCTGCTTTGGAACTGTTTATTAACAATGAAACCGCCGGTCTTACAACATATTTTTCATCTGTTTTCTTTGGAATAATGTCATTTGTCAGTGTTATTGTTAATGGAATAGCTATAGGTATTGTTGGCGGAAAAGTAGTAAGTATGGATCCTTTTCGCATGAGTCTGATGTTTATTGCTTTAATTGTTCCTCATGGAATCTTTGAAATTCCTGCTTTGATTTTTGAATCAGCAGCGGGTGTTTTGCTGTTTCTGTTTATATGGAGATTTTTAAAAACAATTGACACTACCAGAAATGAGGTTCCGGGTTTTAAATTAAGGGCTAAAAATTCCTGGAAGTTAAACAGGATTTATTTAAAACAGTCCATTGTTCTTATGGTATTTTCCTGTTTTTTGCTGATTATTGCAGCACTTATTGAAGGTCATGTTACTGAACATGTAGGTATGTGGGTTGATTCATTTTTCTGATTGACCTTATGTTTTAAATTAGCTAAAAACTTTTATATAGTGTTACATTTTGTCTAAAATGATTTTATTGGGCAAATTGCTTATTTTAAATTATCATAAGTTTCACAGTTTAATGTGTATTGATGAAAAGTATAAAATAAATTAGGTGAAAAGTATAAAAAAATGAATTGTAATGAAAAATATTTGATGATGTAAATACCAGCAGAAACTAAAAGAACAAATTTTAGAGTTATGTGTAAATAGCTAACTATAATATTATCTTGCAGTTATTTTATATGATTGTTTCAAAAGTATATGGGAAGTTGAAAATACAAAATCGTTATTTAATCATTATCTTAAACTTTTTTTATTAAAATTTCCAGAATCATATTTTCCAAATTCTTTTTATATAATCTGTTATTTTTTTCATAAAATTTTATTCAACTTATTTTAAATTTTAACTAATTTTTATTCACTTAATCTCTGAATTAAATGTATATAATTAATATAGTATTTTCTACTAAAGTAATAATGTTGAATTAATAACAATAAATTTAATTTTATCGCAGTTGATTTTTTATGGCGAAAACGAAAGATAAAAACGAATGGGGAAGTAACCTGTCATTTCTGTTGGCTATGATAGGTTCGGCAGTTGGACTTGGAAATATTTGGCGATATCCTTATGTTTTGTACAGTAATGGTGGTGGAGCATTTTTCATACCATATATTGTTG encodes the following:
- a CDS encoding AAA family ATPase, translated to MGNIKNLKIENFGSIKQANIDISPLTIFIGPNSSGKSFIAHIIQCFNSRFDNYGDMFNEALNSTKYFDKRAEELFSKFSNQISKYIKDNPSLSSDPLKIPVSELKYLIENGILKYFSELFGDKIKKQFDVKNLDELIQFKKITLKLK
- a CDS encoding AAA family ATPase gives rise to the protein MESSLMEVPSSEEPMINDEIVLKFDKNDENILINMNSFLINKRFDDDDEMIHYMIYALFGVSIFEDTLLKNSYYIPAERSIFTKDKTIISKRIQNKIAFSKNQEDFALSLFNLKGDEKGQFYDLACSFEKELSGGHIVLEKDGLFNNVKYLDFNENIKVSPKLLSTSLNEMAAIILYLKYILKEDDLLIIEEPEAHLHPKNQRILVKYLAEAINKGLNVLITTHSDYVIHQFNNLIRLGNLTSDEIFKLNYDENNVLNFKDVSIYHFKEQSKYSFVPEKIEVNNTGFTEDNFSKITEELYEESIDIINF
- a CDS encoding stage II sporulation protein M → MEINRYFSIAKREVKSSIVDNKRLICLMFSLYVISAVLAWIFHAQLLEILNPFLGEIKAEMSREFTMDPALELFINNETAGLTTYFSSVFFGIMSFVSVIVNGIAIGIVGGKVVSMDPFRMSLMFIALIVPHGIFEIPALIFESAAGVLLFLFIWRFLKTIDTTRNEVPGFKLRAKNSWKLNRIYLKQSIVLMVFSCFLLIIAALIEGHVTEHVGMWVDSFF